AGTAGAACGGTGCCGAGAACGGGAGATAATCATTCCTACCTTTGAACAGATGAAACATCCCGAAAAAGTCCCTGAGCAGATAAAGAAAGAGCTAAGAGAAACGGAACTCTGGGAAGTTGCACCTCAGAATCTTTTCCGAATTACCTGGAAGAACGAACCCGTCGATAAGGGAGGTCTCTACAGACCAATAGCCAACTACATGGAACTTCCTCCCGAGCTGACTGGTGTTGAAGCAAGAATCATTGCGCTTGTGGGAAAATGGTTCCCAAC
The nucleotide sequence above comes from Candidatus Lokiarchaeota archaeon. Encoded proteins:
- a CDS encoding pyridoxal-5-phosphate-dependent protein subunit beta, which produces MIDLEIHQEQLERTVERCREREIIIPTFEQMKHPEKVPEQIKKELRETELWEVAPQNLFRITWKNEPVDKGGLYRPIANYMELPPELTGVEARIIALVGKWFPTGSHKVGATFGCLVPPLVTGQFDPTFHKAVWPSTGNYCRGGAYDAALLAC